The following proteins are co-located in the Mus caroli chromosome 7, CAROLI_EIJ_v1.1, whole genome shotgun sequence genome:
- the Ddias gene encoding DNA damage-induced apoptosis suppressor protein — MNKRRKFLFASVLALQNSSFIYPSCQRCFSKIILESKRFTCPKCGSTGDTGSTNYRYKLSLKVAESNKLFFITVFGSCLDTFFGLTATGLHRYLEDSIKNLETLDSGRTQSLLTTAVEKCFVGQSFVFGVTNFGDVCGHDSDSSNFQQPCCKHRGEVMTLVASQIVLPSPHVKGFTVIAYLHPLLHKKPHCGSQELTSDDSDSDLNSIQGPGNTSWFSESSVGEDFSRFWEPSLELTSSDSQVTSSDDFPASKQIMASGTPNQNRHCISVSEVTSSKNCHDSLQSLWSLHSCMDKNNTTGKLGEELGLPSPVCNSCHESRLSDSNFFPSQMQEPFEEHNLECYSKAEKNDSQYDIACYQHHEVNATPILQPSSSAFSLSSLKPEETANPSQKSDSLIWDDLPLSESLNKFLAVVESEVAVTEIDAKKRKQGMDKSIDKCRKNYSRLSLTPWKNTRALNTSSFSLRSSQAMMKEDSGKEALFSSCKSKSGPQSQNESKADKTEEAVSIACSRSDISEDFLPDTCSSAMFTSSKDMEAFITQKRTSGILHEISCRPSTSISDCSDLSNRYFTGCGEKLHSGTKGKLAIQNCSKKYSDASDLHKLENKHRWPKKEDDNFTICRKLTYPSETLCSSPESMNTSKEMPYRPSNDNSTPRSSGDGEGSYNASADLFDYVAKDKDIGTEITKIPQDNLLPLEVPCTENYPINENRRQPSQKLSLQSISPSRYSRPRSQSDSECDFEESQDFVPCSQSTPVAGFHQRIHGLNGASKILPSIYSNLNANYKNRKNSPPTGKYQATSTCSKNVETFRQKPKSPFVSSLTQANIFNHCPAAESLENDVDEWVPPTTKKVFISDILGFRVMGLRKRLALHYSPDPKELPRKKRIKVTHKTNI; from the exons ATGAATAAAAGACGGAAATTCCTTTTTGCCTCAGTACTTGCTCTCCAGAATTCGAGTTTTATATATCCATCATGTCAAAGGTGCTTCTCTAAGATAATCCTTGAGTCCAAAAG GTTTACTTGTCCCAAATGTGGCTCTACTGGTGACACTGGAAGTACCAATTACAGATACAAACTGTCCTTGAAAGTGGCAGAATCCAACAAACTATTTTTCATTACTGTATTTGGGAGCTGCTTAGATACATTTTTTGGACTTACGGCCACTGGTTTACACAG gtACCTTGAAGATTCTATTAAAAACCTAGAAACCCTGGACAGTGGTAGAACTCAGAGCCTACTgaccacagcagtagaaaagtgtTTTGTTGGACAAAGCTTTGTATTTGGAGTAACG AATTTTGGAGATGTATGTGGACATGATTCAGATTCCAGTAACTTTCAGCAGCCTTGCTGTAAGCACAGAGGAGAAGTCATGACACTTGTAGCTTCCCAGATTGTTCTGCCTAGCCCACATGTTAAAGGATTTACAGTCATTGCCTATTTGCATCCGCTTTTACACAAGAAACCTCACTGTGGCTCTCAGGAACTCACTTCTGATGACTCAGACAGTGATCTTAACAGCATACAGGGCCCTGGGAATACATCCTGGTTTTCAGAGTCTAGTGTCGGAGAGGATTTTTCCAGATTCTGGGAGCCATCTCTTGAACTGACTTCTTCTGACTCACAAGTAACATCTAGTGATGACTTTCCAGCATCAAAACAAATCATGGCCAGTGGTACTCCTAACCAAAACAGACACTGCATCTCCGTTTCCGAGGTCACTAGTTCTAAGAACTGCCATGATTCCCTTCAGAGTTTATGGAGCCTTCATTCTTGTATGGACAAGAATAATACAACAGGAAAGTTGGGTGAAGAATTAGGCTTACCAAGTCCAGTTTGCAACAGCTGTCATGAAAGTAGACTGTCTGACTCTAATTTTTTCCCTTCACAAATGCAAGAACCCTTCGAGGAACATAATTTAGAATGCTATagtaaagcagaaaaaaatgattcCCAGTATGATATCGCATGTTACCAGCATCATGAAGTAAATGCTACCCCCATCCTTCAACCGAGTTCTTCTGCATTTTCATTGTCATCACTGAAACCTGAAGAAACAGCAAATCCTTCCCAGAAGTCTGACTCCTTGATTTGGGATGATCTACCACTCTCTGAAAGTCTGAACAAGTTTCTAGCAGTTGTTGAAAGTGAGGTTGCTGTAACTGAGATAGatgctaagaaaagaaaacagggtaTGGATAAAAGCATTGATAAATGTCGCAAAAACTACAGCAGATTATCACTGACTCCATGGAAAAATACTAGAGCCTTAAATACATCATCTTTCAGCTTAAGATCATCACAAGCAATGATGAAAGAAGACTCTGGGAAAGAGGCCCTCTTTTCCAGCTGTAAGTCTAAGTCAGGTCCTCAAAGTCAAAACGAATCAAAAGCAGACAAGACAGAAGAGGCTGTCTCTATAGCCTGTAGTAGGAGTGATATCTCTGAGGATTTTCTACCAGATACTTGCTCATCAGCAATGTTTACATCTTCAAAAGATATGGAAGCCTTCATTACCCAAAAGAGGACTAGTGGGATCTTGCATGAAATTTCATGCAGGCCCAGTACCTCAATAAGTGACTGTTCTGATCTCAGTAACAGATATTTTACTGGATGTGGAGAAAAATTGCATTcaggaacaaaaggaaaattggCAATACAAAACTGTTCTAAAAAATACAGTGATGCTTCTGATCTTCACAAATTGGAAAATAAGCATAGATGGCCAAAAAAGGAAGATGACAATTTCACAATATGCAGAAAACTCACATATCCTTCAGAGACCCTTTGCAGTAGCCCAGAAAGTATGAATACATCGAAAGAGATGCCTTACAGGCCTAGCAATGATAACTCAACACCAAGGTCTTCTGGTGATGGTGAAGGGAGTTACAATGCTTCTGCTGATCTTTTTGATTATGTTGCTAAAGATAAGGACATTGGAACAGAAATTACCAAAATACCACAGGATAACTTGTTACCACTGGAAGTACCTTGCACAGAAAATTATCCTATAAATGAGAATCGCAGACAGCCTTCACAAAAACTATCCTTGCAAAGCATATCACCCTCAAGGTATTCAAGACCAAGGTCTCAATCAGACTCAGAATGTGATTTTGAAGAAAGCCAAGACTTTGTTCCATGTTCACAGTCAACTCCAGTTGCAGGCTTCCACCAAAGAATTCATGGCTTAAATGGTGCTTCCAAAATACTGCCTTCCATATATTCAAATCTTAATGCtaattataaaaacagaaaaaattctCCTCCAACTGGCAAATATCAAGCTACCTCAACCTGCTCAAAGAATGTAGAAACATTTAGGCAGAAACCCAAAAGTCCTTTTGTATCTAGTTTGACacaagcaaatattttcaaccaCTGCCCTGCTGCTGAGAGCCTTGAAAATGATGTGGATGAATGGGTCCCCCCTACCACcaagaaagtatttatttcagATATTCTTGGATTCAGAGTCATGGGTTTAAGAAAACGCCTTGCTCTCCATTATTCTCCTGACCCAAAAGAGTTACCAAGGAAGAAACGGATAAAAGTCACACataaaaccaacatttaa
- the Rab30 gene encoding ras-related protein Rab-30: MSMEDYDFLFKIVLIGNAGVGKTCLVRRFTQGLFPPGQGATIGVDFMIKTVEINGEKVKLQIWDTAGQERFRSITQSYYRSANALILTYDITCEESFRCLPEWLREIEQYASNKVITVLVGNKIDLAERREVSQQRAEEFSEAQDMYYLETSAKESDNVEKLXLDLACRLISEARQNTLVNNVSSPLPGEGKSISYLTCCNFN, encoded by the exons ATGAGTATGGAAGATTATGATTTCCTgttcaaaattgttttaattgGCAACGCTGGAGTGGGAAAGACGTGCCTAGTCCGAAGATTCACTCAG GGTCTTTTCCCCCCAGGTCAAGGAGCCACAATTGGAGTTGATTTTATGATTAAGACAGTGGAGATTAATGGTGAAAAAGTGAAG TTACAGATCTGGGACACCGCAGGTCAAGAGAGATTTCGCTCCATCACTCAAAGTTACTACCGAAGCGCCAATGCCTTGATCCTTACCTATGACATCACCTGTGAGGAATCCTTCCGCTGCCTTCCTGAGTGGTTGCGGGAGATAGAACAGTATGCTAGCAATAAAGTCATCACTGTGTTAGTAG GTAACAAGATTGACCTGGCTGAAAGGAGAGAGGTCTCCCAACAGAGAGCAGAAGAGTTCTCAGAGGCTCAGGACATGTATTACCTGGAGACTTCAGCCAAGGAATCCGACAATGTGGAGAAACTCTTNCTTGACTTAGCATGCCGACTCATCAGCGAAGCAAGACAGAACACACTGGTGAACAATGTATCGTCCCCCTTACCCGGAGAGGGGAAAAGCATCAGCTATTTGACTTGTTGTAATTTCAACTAA